In the genome of Amaranthus tricolor cultivar Red isolate AtriRed21 chromosome 15, ASM2621246v1, whole genome shotgun sequence, one region contains:
- the LOC130800830 gene encoding DNA mismatch repair protein MSH4 isoform X2 — MEDDGEKSWIIIGMIENRAKEVGVAALDLRSASLHLSQYIETSGSYQNTKTLLQFYDPMFIIVPPSKLAPDSMVGVSVLVDRYYSASKKVIMARGCFDDTKGAVLVKNLAAKEPSALGLDSYYKQYYLCLAAAAATIKWTEAEKGVIITNHSLSVTFNGSFDHMNIDATSVQNLELIEPLHSNLWGTSNKKKSLFHMLKTTRTTGGTRLLRANLLQPLKDIETINARLDCLDELMSNEQLFFGLSQVLRKFPKETDRVLCHFCFKPKVTNKVLAGGGARKSQIIISSIILLKTALDALPLLSTGLKDAKSFLLGKIYKSICENDKYALIRQRIGEVIDEDVVHARVPFIARTQQCFAIKAGIDGLLDVARRTFCDTSEAIHKLTNKYREDFKLPNLKLPFNNRQGFYLSIPQKEVQGKLPSKFIQVVKHGNNLHCSTLELASLNVRNKSAAAECCSRTELCLEALNDSIREDVSALTLLAEVLCLLDMIVNSFAHMISTKPVDRYIRPEFTDSGPLAIDAGRHPILESIHDDYIPNSIFLSEASNMVVVMGPNMSGKSTYLQQVCLIVILAQIGCYVPARFSTVRVVDRIFTRMGAVDNLESNSSTFMTEMKETAFIMQNVFQRSLIVMDELGRATSSSDGFAIAWSCCEHLLSLKAYTIFATHMENLSDLATLYPNVKILHFHVDIKNNRLDFKFQLKDGPRYIPHYGLLLAGVAGLPNSVIEIASNITSRIIKQEAKKMEVNELQYYPIQMVYRVAQRLLCLKYSNHDEDSVREALQTLKESYLSGIL; from the exons ATGGAGGACGACGGAGAGAAATCTTGGATCATAATCGGAATGATTGAAAACAGAGCCAAAGAG GTTGGAGTTGCGGCTTTGGATTTAAGATCTGCTTCTCTTCACCTTTCTCAATACATTGAAACTAGTGGTTCTTACCAGAATACCAAGACTTTGTTGCAATTTTACGACCCAATGTTCATCATTGTTCCCCCCAGCAAATTGGCTCCTGATAGTATGGTTGGTGTGTCAGTATTAGTGGACAGATATTATTCTGCAAGCAAGAAG GTTATAATGGCTCGTGGTTGCTTTGATGACACCAAG GGAGCTGTCTTGGTCAAGAACTTGGCAGCAAAGGAGCCTTCGGCCCTTGGTCTTGATAGCTACTACAAACAATATTACCTTTGTTTAGCTGCAGCAGCTGCTACTATTAAGTG GACAGAAGCAGAAAAAGGAGTTATTATCACAAATCATTCACTATCG GTCACTTTTAACGGATCATTTGATCACATGAATATTGATGCTACCAG TGTACAAAACTTGGAACtcattgagccattgcattctAATCTTTGGGGAACAAGCAACAAGAAAAAAAGTCTTTTTCATATGCTAAAGACAACAAGAACCACTGGAGG TACTAGACTACTCCGTGCTAATCTTCTGCAGCCTCTGAAAGACATTGAAACTATAAATGCTCGACTAGATTGTCTG GATGAACTGATGAGCAATGAGCAGCTTTTCTTTGGACTATCTCAGGTTCTCCGTAAATTTCCGAAAGAAACTG ACAGAGTACTCTGTCACTTTTGCTTCAAGCCAAAAGTAACAAATAAGGTCTTGGCTGGTGGTGGTGCTCGAAAGAGCCAGATAATAATATCAAGCATTATACTTCTCAAAACAGCTTTAGATGCGTTGCCTTTACTCTCCACG GGGTTGAAAGATGCAAAAAGCTTCCTGCTTGGAAAAATATACAAGTCTAtatgtgaaaatgataaatatgCACTCATTAGACAAAG AATTGGAGAAGTGATAGATGAGGATGTGGTTCATGCAAGGGTTCCTTTTATTGCCAGAACACAACAATGTTTTGCCATAAAGGCTGGAATAGATGGACTGCTTGATGTTGCAAGAAGAACGTTTTGTGATACCAGTGAAG CTATACATAAGCTCACAAACAAGTATCGTGAAGATTTTAAACTGCCAAACCTAAAGCTCCCTTTCAACAACAGACAAGGGTTTTACTTGAGCATCCCTCAGAAAGAGGTTCAAGGAAAGCTCCCCAGTAAATTCATACAG GTTGTGAAACATGGAAATAATTTACACTGCTCAACTCTGGAACTTGCATCA CTGAATGTCAGGAACAAGTCTGCAGCTGCAGAGTGTTGTTCGAGAACAGAACTATGTTTGGAAG CCCTCAATGATTCCATCAGGGAAGATGTATCTGCACTCACGTTGCTCGCGGAGGTCTTGTGCCTTCTGGATATGATTGTCAATTCATTTGCTCACATGATATCAACCAAACCTGTGGATCGATATATAAGACCAGAATTTACAG ATAGTGGCCCATTGGCTATTGATGCTGGACGACACCCTATCCTTGAGAGCATACACGATGACTATATT CCTAACAGTATCTTTCTTTCAGAAGCATCAAACATGGTGGTTGTTATGGGGCCTAACAT GAGTGGAAAGAGCACTTACCTACAACAAGTGTGTCTTATTGTCATCCTTGCTCAGATAGGATGCTATGTACCAGCACGATTCTCTACTGTAAGAGTGGTTGACCGCATATTTACACGAATGGGGGCTGTAGACAATCTCGAATCTAATTCAAGCACG TTCATGACAGAGATGAAAGAGACAGCTTTCATAATGCAGAACGTTTTTCAAAG AAGTTTGATAGTCATGGATGAACTGGGGAGGGCCACTTCGTCATCTGACGGATTTGCAATTGCATGGAGCTGCTGTGAGCATCTTTTATCTCTCAAAGC GTATACTATTTTTGCCACTCATATGGAAAACTTGTCAGACTTAGCAACTCTCTACCCGAATGTGAAGATCCTACACTTTCATGTTGACATAAAAAACAACCGCTTGGATTTCAAG TTCCAACTGAAGGATGGGCCACGGTATATTCCCCATTATGGCCTTCTACTGGCAGGTGTAGCAGGACTTCCTAATTCTGTAATCGAGATAGCCTCAAACATCACGTCAAGAATCATAAAACAG GAAGCTAAGAAAATGGAGGTGAATGAACTACAATACTATCCCATTCAGATGGTTTACCGTGTGGCTCAAAGGCTGTTATGCTTGAAATACTCCAATCATGATGAAGATTCAGTCAGAGAAGCACTTCAAACTCTGAAAGAGAGTTACCTTAGTGGCATCTTATAG
- the LOC130800830 gene encoding DNA mismatch repair protein MSH4 isoform X4, whose protein sequence is MNIDATSVQNLELIEPLHSNLWGTSNKKKSLFHMLKTTRTTGGTRLLRANLLQPLKDIETINARLDCLDELMSNEQLFFGLSQVLRKFPKETGKKKQEQEDRRMCYFSVCSLAYSQTQISNNKIDHSFDVYVSDRVLCHFCFKPKVTNKVLAGGGARKSQIIISSIILLKTALDALPLLSTGLKDAKSFLLGKIYKSICENDKYALIRQRIGEVIDEDVVHARVPFIARTQQCFAIKAGIDGLLDVARRTFCDTSEAIHKLTNKYREDFKLPNLKLPFNNRQGFYLSIPQKEVQGKLPSKFIQVVKHGNNLHCSTLELASLNVRNKSAAAECCSRTELCLEALNDSIREDVSALTLLAEVLCLLDMIVNSFAHMISTKPVDRYIRPEFTDSGPLAIDAGRHPILESIHDDYIPNSIFLSEASNMVVVMGPNMSGKSTYLQQVCLIVILAQIGCYVPARFSTVRVVDRIFTRMGAVDNLESNSSTFMTEMKETAFIMQNVFQRSLIVMDELGRATSSSDGFAIAWSCCEHLLSLKAYTIFATHMENLSDLATLYPNVKILHFHVDIKNNRLDFKFQLKDGPRYIPHYGLLLAGVAGLPNSVIEIASNITSRIIKQEAKKMEVNELQYYPIQMVYRVAQRLLCLKYSNHDEDSVREALQTLKESYLSGIL, encoded by the exons ATGAATATTGATGCTACCAG TGTACAAAACTTGGAACtcattgagccattgcattctAATCTTTGGGGAACAAGCAACAAGAAAAAAAGTCTTTTTCATATGCTAAAGACAACAAGAACCACTGGAGG TACTAGACTACTCCGTGCTAATCTTCTGCAGCCTCTGAAAGACATTGAAACTATAAATGCTCGACTAGATTGTCTG GATGAACTGATGAGCAATGAGCAGCTTTTCTTTGGACTATCTCAGGTTCTCCGTAAATTTCCGAAAGAAACTGGTAAAAAGAAACAAGAGCAGGAAGATAGGAGGATGTGCTATTTTTCTGTTTGCTCGTTAGCTTATTCACAAActcaaatttcaaataataaaatagatCACTCCTTTGATGTCTATGTTTCAGACAGAGTACTCTGTCACTTTTGCTTCAAGCCAAAAGTAACAAATAAGGTCTTGGCTGGTGGTGGTGCTCGAAAGAGCCAGATAATAATATCAAGCATTATACTTCTCAAAACAGCTTTAGATGCGTTGCCTTTACTCTCCACG GGGTTGAAAGATGCAAAAAGCTTCCTGCTTGGAAAAATATACAAGTCTAtatgtgaaaatgataaatatgCACTCATTAGACAAAG AATTGGAGAAGTGATAGATGAGGATGTGGTTCATGCAAGGGTTCCTTTTATTGCCAGAACACAACAATGTTTTGCCATAAAGGCTGGAATAGATGGACTGCTTGATGTTGCAAGAAGAACGTTTTGTGATACCAGTGAAG CTATACATAAGCTCACAAACAAGTATCGTGAAGATTTTAAACTGCCAAACCTAAAGCTCCCTTTCAACAACAGACAAGGGTTTTACTTGAGCATCCCTCAGAAAGAGGTTCAAGGAAAGCTCCCCAGTAAATTCATACAG GTTGTGAAACATGGAAATAATTTACACTGCTCAACTCTGGAACTTGCATCA CTGAATGTCAGGAACAAGTCTGCAGCTGCAGAGTGTTGTTCGAGAACAGAACTATGTTTGGAAG CCCTCAATGATTCCATCAGGGAAGATGTATCTGCACTCACGTTGCTCGCGGAGGTCTTGTGCCTTCTGGATATGATTGTCAATTCATTTGCTCACATGATATCAACCAAACCTGTGGATCGATATATAAGACCAGAATTTACAG ATAGTGGCCCATTGGCTATTGATGCTGGACGACACCCTATCCTTGAGAGCATACACGATGACTATATT CCTAACAGTATCTTTCTTTCAGAAGCATCAAACATGGTGGTTGTTATGGGGCCTAACAT GAGTGGAAAGAGCACTTACCTACAACAAGTGTGTCTTATTGTCATCCTTGCTCAGATAGGATGCTATGTACCAGCACGATTCTCTACTGTAAGAGTGGTTGACCGCATATTTACACGAATGGGGGCTGTAGACAATCTCGAATCTAATTCAAGCACG TTCATGACAGAGATGAAAGAGACAGCTTTCATAATGCAGAACGTTTTTCAAAG AAGTTTGATAGTCATGGATGAACTGGGGAGGGCCACTTCGTCATCTGACGGATTTGCAATTGCATGGAGCTGCTGTGAGCATCTTTTATCTCTCAAAGC GTATACTATTTTTGCCACTCATATGGAAAACTTGTCAGACTTAGCAACTCTCTACCCGAATGTGAAGATCCTACACTTTCATGTTGACATAAAAAACAACCGCTTGGATTTCAAG TTCCAACTGAAGGATGGGCCACGGTATATTCCCCATTATGGCCTTCTACTGGCAGGTGTAGCAGGACTTCCTAATTCTGTAATCGAGATAGCCTCAAACATCACGTCAAGAATCATAAAACAG GAAGCTAAGAAAATGGAGGTGAATGAACTACAATACTATCCCATTCAGATGGTTTACCGTGTGGCTCAAAGGCTGTTATGCTTGAAATACTCCAATCATGATGAAGATTCAGTCAGAGAAGCACTTCAAACTCTGAAAGAGAGTTACCTTAGTGGCATCTTATAG
- the LOC130800832 gene encoding 60S ribosomal protein L15-2, protein MGAYKYVSELWRKKQSDVMRFVLRVRCWEYRQLPSIVRVTRPTRPDKARRLGYKAKQGFVIYRVRVRRGGRKRPVPKGIVYGKPTNQGVTQLKFQRSKRSVAEERAGRKLGGLRVVNSYWLNEDSTYKYFEVILVDPAHNAIRNNPRINWICNPVHKHRELRGLTSAGKKFRGLRGKGHNNHKNRPSRRATWKRNQTVSLRRYR, encoded by the exons ATGG GTGCGTACAAGTACGTGTCTGAGCTATGGAGGAAGAAGCAATCCGATGTGATGAGGTTCGTTCTTAGGGTTAGGTGTTGGGAATATCGTCAGCTTCCTTCCATTGTCAGAGTCACTCGTCCAACTCGTCCTGACAAGGCTCGCAGACTCGGATACAAGGCCAAACAG GGATTTGTGATTTACCGTGTTCGTGTGAGAAGAGGTGGTCGTAAGAGGCCTGTGCCAAAGGGTATTGTGTATGGTAAGCCAACAAACCAGGGAGTTACCCAATTGAAGTTTCAGAGAAGCAAGAGGTCAGTTGCAGAAGAGCGTGCTGGTCGCAAATTGGGTGGCCTTAGGGTTGTCAATTCTTACTGGCTCAATGAG GACTCAACCTATAAGTATTTTGAAGTGATCCTTGTTGACCCTGCCCACAATGCCATCAGAAACAACCCAAGAATCAACTGGATTTGTAACCCTGTTCACAAGCATAGGGAACTTCGTGGTCTTACATCTGCAGGGAAGAAATTCAGAGGTCTTCGTGGTAAGGGTCACAATAACCACAAGAACAGGCCTTCTCGCAGGGCAACATGGAAGAGAAACCAAACCGTGTCTTTGCGCCGATACCGTTGA
- the LOC130800830 gene encoding DNA mismatch repair protein MSH4 isoform X3, with protein sequence MIFTLEETNFSAYFLLQIPPWTEAEKGVIITNHSLSVTFNGSFDHMNIDATSVQNLELIEPLHSNLWGTSNKKKSLFHMLKTTRTTGGTRLLRANLLQPLKDIETINARLDCLDELMSNEQLFFGLSQVLRKFPKETGKKKQEQEDRRMCYFSVCSLAYSQTQISNNKIDHSFDVYVSDRVLCHFCFKPKVTNKVLAGGGARKSQIIISSIILLKTALDALPLLSTGLKDAKSFLLGKIYKSICENDKYALIRQRIGEVIDEDVVHARVPFIARTQQCFAIKAGIDGLLDVARRTFCDTSEAIHKLTNKYREDFKLPNLKLPFNNRQGFYLSIPQKEVQGKLPSKFIQVVKHGNNLHCSTLELASLNVRNKSAAAECCSRTELCLEALNDSIREDVSALTLLAEVLCLLDMIVNSFAHMISTKPVDRYIRPEFTDSGPLAIDAGRHPILESIHDDYIPNSIFLSEASNMVVVMGPNMSGKSTYLQQVCLIVILAQIGCYVPARFSTVRVVDRIFTRMGAVDNLESNSSTFMTEMKETAFIMQNVFQRSLIVMDELGRATSSSDGFAIAWSCCEHLLSLKAYTIFATHMENLSDLATLYPNVKILHFHVDIKNNRLDFKFQLKDGPRYIPHYGLLLAGVAGLPNSVIEIASNITSRIIKQEAKKMEVNELQYYPIQMVYRVAQRLLCLKYSNHDEDSVREALQTLKESYLSGIL encoded by the exons ATGATCTTTACTTTGGAAGAAACAAATTTCTCTGCCTACTTTCTCCTTCAAATACCTCCATG GACAGAAGCAGAAAAAGGAGTTATTATCACAAATCATTCACTATCG GTCACTTTTAACGGATCATTTGATCACATGAATATTGATGCTACCAG TGTACAAAACTTGGAACtcattgagccattgcattctAATCTTTGGGGAACAAGCAACAAGAAAAAAAGTCTTTTTCATATGCTAAAGACAACAAGAACCACTGGAGG TACTAGACTACTCCGTGCTAATCTTCTGCAGCCTCTGAAAGACATTGAAACTATAAATGCTCGACTAGATTGTCTG GATGAACTGATGAGCAATGAGCAGCTTTTCTTTGGACTATCTCAGGTTCTCCGTAAATTTCCGAAAGAAACTGGTAAAAAGAAACAAGAGCAGGAAGATAGGAGGATGTGCTATTTTTCTGTTTGCTCGTTAGCTTATTCACAAActcaaatttcaaataataaaatagatCACTCCTTTGATGTCTATGTTTCAGACAGAGTACTCTGTCACTTTTGCTTCAAGCCAAAAGTAACAAATAAGGTCTTGGCTGGTGGTGGTGCTCGAAAGAGCCAGATAATAATATCAAGCATTATACTTCTCAAAACAGCTTTAGATGCGTTGCCTTTACTCTCCACG GGGTTGAAAGATGCAAAAAGCTTCCTGCTTGGAAAAATATACAAGTCTAtatgtgaaaatgataaatatgCACTCATTAGACAAAG AATTGGAGAAGTGATAGATGAGGATGTGGTTCATGCAAGGGTTCCTTTTATTGCCAGAACACAACAATGTTTTGCCATAAAGGCTGGAATAGATGGACTGCTTGATGTTGCAAGAAGAACGTTTTGTGATACCAGTGAAG CTATACATAAGCTCACAAACAAGTATCGTGAAGATTTTAAACTGCCAAACCTAAAGCTCCCTTTCAACAACAGACAAGGGTTTTACTTGAGCATCCCTCAGAAAGAGGTTCAAGGAAAGCTCCCCAGTAAATTCATACAG GTTGTGAAACATGGAAATAATTTACACTGCTCAACTCTGGAACTTGCATCA CTGAATGTCAGGAACAAGTCTGCAGCTGCAGAGTGTTGTTCGAGAACAGAACTATGTTTGGAAG CCCTCAATGATTCCATCAGGGAAGATGTATCTGCACTCACGTTGCTCGCGGAGGTCTTGTGCCTTCTGGATATGATTGTCAATTCATTTGCTCACATGATATCAACCAAACCTGTGGATCGATATATAAGACCAGAATTTACAG ATAGTGGCCCATTGGCTATTGATGCTGGACGACACCCTATCCTTGAGAGCATACACGATGACTATATT CCTAACAGTATCTTTCTTTCAGAAGCATCAAACATGGTGGTTGTTATGGGGCCTAACAT GAGTGGAAAGAGCACTTACCTACAACAAGTGTGTCTTATTGTCATCCTTGCTCAGATAGGATGCTATGTACCAGCACGATTCTCTACTGTAAGAGTGGTTGACCGCATATTTACACGAATGGGGGCTGTAGACAATCTCGAATCTAATTCAAGCACG TTCATGACAGAGATGAAAGAGACAGCTTTCATAATGCAGAACGTTTTTCAAAG AAGTTTGATAGTCATGGATGAACTGGGGAGGGCCACTTCGTCATCTGACGGATTTGCAATTGCATGGAGCTGCTGTGAGCATCTTTTATCTCTCAAAGC GTATACTATTTTTGCCACTCATATGGAAAACTTGTCAGACTTAGCAACTCTCTACCCGAATGTGAAGATCCTACACTTTCATGTTGACATAAAAAACAACCGCTTGGATTTCAAG TTCCAACTGAAGGATGGGCCACGGTATATTCCCCATTATGGCCTTCTACTGGCAGGTGTAGCAGGACTTCCTAATTCTGTAATCGAGATAGCCTCAAACATCACGTCAAGAATCATAAAACAG GAAGCTAAGAAAATGGAGGTGAATGAACTACAATACTATCCCATTCAGATGGTTTACCGTGTGGCTCAAAGGCTGTTATGCTTGAAATACTCCAATCATGATGAAGATTCAGTCAGAGAAGCACTTCAAACTCTGAAAGAGAGTTACCTTAGTGGCATCTTATAG
- the LOC130800830 gene encoding DNA mismatch repair protein MSH4 isoform X1 → MEDDGEKSWIIIGMIENRAKEVGVAALDLRSASLHLSQYIETSGSYQNTKTLLQFYDPMFIIVPPSKLAPDSMVGVSVLVDRYYSASKKVIMARGCFDDTKGAVLVKNLAAKEPSALGLDSYYKQYYLCLAAAAATIKWTEAEKGVIITNHSLSVTFNGSFDHMNIDATSVQNLELIEPLHSNLWGTSNKKKSLFHMLKTTRTTGGTRLLRANLLQPLKDIETINARLDCLDELMSNEQLFFGLSQVLRKFPKETGKKKQEQEDRRMCYFSVCSLAYSQTQISNNKIDHSFDVYVSDRVLCHFCFKPKVTNKVLAGGGARKSQIIISSIILLKTALDALPLLSTGLKDAKSFLLGKIYKSICENDKYALIRQRIGEVIDEDVVHARVPFIARTQQCFAIKAGIDGLLDVARRTFCDTSEAIHKLTNKYREDFKLPNLKLPFNNRQGFYLSIPQKEVQGKLPSKFIQVVKHGNNLHCSTLELASLNVRNKSAAAECCSRTELCLEALNDSIREDVSALTLLAEVLCLLDMIVNSFAHMISTKPVDRYIRPEFTDSGPLAIDAGRHPILESIHDDYIPNSIFLSEASNMVVVMGPNMSGKSTYLQQVCLIVILAQIGCYVPARFSTVRVVDRIFTRMGAVDNLESNSSTFMTEMKETAFIMQNVFQRSLIVMDELGRATSSSDGFAIAWSCCEHLLSLKAYTIFATHMENLSDLATLYPNVKILHFHVDIKNNRLDFKFQLKDGPRYIPHYGLLLAGVAGLPNSVIEIASNITSRIIKQEAKKMEVNELQYYPIQMVYRVAQRLLCLKYSNHDEDSVREALQTLKESYLSGIL, encoded by the exons ATGGAGGACGACGGAGAGAAATCTTGGATCATAATCGGAATGATTGAAAACAGAGCCAAAGAG GTTGGAGTTGCGGCTTTGGATTTAAGATCTGCTTCTCTTCACCTTTCTCAATACATTGAAACTAGTGGTTCTTACCAGAATACCAAGACTTTGTTGCAATTTTACGACCCAATGTTCATCATTGTTCCCCCCAGCAAATTGGCTCCTGATAGTATGGTTGGTGTGTCAGTATTAGTGGACAGATATTATTCTGCAAGCAAGAAG GTTATAATGGCTCGTGGTTGCTTTGATGACACCAAG GGAGCTGTCTTGGTCAAGAACTTGGCAGCAAAGGAGCCTTCGGCCCTTGGTCTTGATAGCTACTACAAACAATATTACCTTTGTTTAGCTGCAGCAGCTGCTACTATTAAGTG GACAGAAGCAGAAAAAGGAGTTATTATCACAAATCATTCACTATCG GTCACTTTTAACGGATCATTTGATCACATGAATATTGATGCTACCAG TGTACAAAACTTGGAACtcattgagccattgcattctAATCTTTGGGGAACAAGCAACAAGAAAAAAAGTCTTTTTCATATGCTAAAGACAACAAGAACCACTGGAGG TACTAGACTACTCCGTGCTAATCTTCTGCAGCCTCTGAAAGACATTGAAACTATAAATGCTCGACTAGATTGTCTG GATGAACTGATGAGCAATGAGCAGCTTTTCTTTGGACTATCTCAGGTTCTCCGTAAATTTCCGAAAGAAACTGGTAAAAAGAAACAAGAGCAGGAAGATAGGAGGATGTGCTATTTTTCTGTTTGCTCGTTAGCTTATTCACAAActcaaatttcaaataataaaatagatCACTCCTTTGATGTCTATGTTTCAGACAGAGTACTCTGTCACTTTTGCTTCAAGCCAAAAGTAACAAATAAGGTCTTGGCTGGTGGTGGTGCTCGAAAGAGCCAGATAATAATATCAAGCATTATACTTCTCAAAACAGCTTTAGATGCGTTGCCTTTACTCTCCACG GGGTTGAAAGATGCAAAAAGCTTCCTGCTTGGAAAAATATACAAGTCTAtatgtgaaaatgataaatatgCACTCATTAGACAAAG AATTGGAGAAGTGATAGATGAGGATGTGGTTCATGCAAGGGTTCCTTTTATTGCCAGAACACAACAATGTTTTGCCATAAAGGCTGGAATAGATGGACTGCTTGATGTTGCAAGAAGAACGTTTTGTGATACCAGTGAAG CTATACATAAGCTCACAAACAAGTATCGTGAAGATTTTAAACTGCCAAACCTAAAGCTCCCTTTCAACAACAGACAAGGGTTTTACTTGAGCATCCCTCAGAAAGAGGTTCAAGGAAAGCTCCCCAGTAAATTCATACAG GTTGTGAAACATGGAAATAATTTACACTGCTCAACTCTGGAACTTGCATCA CTGAATGTCAGGAACAAGTCTGCAGCTGCAGAGTGTTGTTCGAGAACAGAACTATGTTTGGAAG CCCTCAATGATTCCATCAGGGAAGATGTATCTGCACTCACGTTGCTCGCGGAGGTCTTGTGCCTTCTGGATATGATTGTCAATTCATTTGCTCACATGATATCAACCAAACCTGTGGATCGATATATAAGACCAGAATTTACAG ATAGTGGCCCATTGGCTATTGATGCTGGACGACACCCTATCCTTGAGAGCATACACGATGACTATATT CCTAACAGTATCTTTCTTTCAGAAGCATCAAACATGGTGGTTGTTATGGGGCCTAACAT GAGTGGAAAGAGCACTTACCTACAACAAGTGTGTCTTATTGTCATCCTTGCTCAGATAGGATGCTATGTACCAGCACGATTCTCTACTGTAAGAGTGGTTGACCGCATATTTACACGAATGGGGGCTGTAGACAATCTCGAATCTAATTCAAGCACG TTCATGACAGAGATGAAAGAGACAGCTTTCATAATGCAGAACGTTTTTCAAAG AAGTTTGATAGTCATGGATGAACTGGGGAGGGCCACTTCGTCATCTGACGGATTTGCAATTGCATGGAGCTGCTGTGAGCATCTTTTATCTCTCAAAGC GTATACTATTTTTGCCACTCATATGGAAAACTTGTCAGACTTAGCAACTCTCTACCCGAATGTGAAGATCCTACACTTTCATGTTGACATAAAAAACAACCGCTTGGATTTCAAG TTCCAACTGAAGGATGGGCCACGGTATATTCCCCATTATGGCCTTCTACTGGCAGGTGTAGCAGGACTTCCTAATTCTGTAATCGAGATAGCCTCAAACATCACGTCAAGAATCATAAAACAG GAAGCTAAGAAAATGGAGGTGAATGAACTACAATACTATCCCATTCAGATGGTTTACCGTGTGGCTCAAAGGCTGTTATGCTTGAAATACTCCAATCATGATGAAGATTCAGTCAGAGAAGCACTTCAAACTCTGAAAGAGAGTTACCTTAGTGGCATCTTATAG